The following proteins come from a genomic window of Sulfitobacter indolifex:
- a CDS encoding DUF934 domain-containing protein produces MSVLVTDKGFTADDWTHGYCGDGAANDCRAVDLASDADAHALTLTPALEMIRVAFPSFADGRGFTIARTLRLRGYKGRLRAKGHVLADQYAMARRAGFDEVEIDDDLAARQPEDQWLARADWQAHNYQARLRG; encoded by the coding sequence ATGAGCGTACTCGTAACCGACAAAGGTTTCACCGCCGACGATTGGACCCATGGCTATTGCGGCGATGGTGCGGCGAATGACTGCCGCGCCGTTGATCTGGCTTCTGACGCCGATGCCCATGCGCTGACCCTCACCCCGGCGCTGGAGATGATCCGTGTCGCGTTTCCCTCTTTCGCGGACGGACGTGGCTTCACCATCGCGCGGACCTTGCGGCTGCGCGGCTACAAGGGTCGTTTGCGCGCCAAGGGGCATGTGCTGGCCGATCAATATGCGATGGCGCGGCGCGCGGGTTTTGATGAGGTCGAAATCGACGATGATCTTGCCGCCCGTCAGCCCGAAGACCAGTGGCTCGCCCGCGCCGACTGGCAAGCGCATAACTATCAGGCTCGCCTGCGTGGCTGA
- a CDS encoding ferredoxin--NADP reductase, whose amino-acid sequence MTEQTKVNQTAAKPVPTLPDAQSVTSVTHWTDQLFSFRVSRPASLRFRSGEFVMIGLMGDPHPETGKQKPLLRAYSIASPAWDDELEFYSIKVQDGPLTSKLQHIQPGDQIILRPKPVGTLVHDALLPGNRLWMFATGTGFAPFASLLREPETYEKFDEVIVTHTCRDVAELEYGRQLIEGLKSDELMQELIGTENLAKIRYYPTTTREESPKMGRITNLLQDGSVFKDLGVPQINATHDRAMVCGSLGFNKDIMEILEGFGLTEGANSDPQHFVVEKAFVG is encoded by the coding sequence ATGACCGAGCAAACCAAAGTGAACCAGACCGCCGCCAAACCCGTCCCAACGTTGCCTGACGCCCAGAGTGTGACTTCCGTCACCCATTGGACGGACCAGCTGTTTTCGTTCCGTGTGTCGCGGCCTGCGTCCTTGCGCTTTCGCTCGGGCGAGTTCGTGATGATCGGCCTGATGGGCGACCCGCATCCCGAAACGGGCAAGCAAAAACCGCTGCTGCGTGCCTATTCTATCGCCTCGCCTGCGTGGGATGATGAGTTGGAGTTCTATTCGATCAAGGTGCAGGACGGGCCTCTGACCTCGAAACTGCAACACATCCAACCCGGCGATCAGATCATTCTGCGGCCCAAACCCGTGGGCACGCTGGTGCATGACGCGCTGCTGCCCGGCAACCGGTTGTGGATGTTCGCAACAGGCACCGGCTTTGCGCCCTTCGCCAGCCTGCTGCGCGAGCCAGAAACTTACGAGAAATTCGACGAAGTCATCGTCACCCACACATGCCGCGATGTGGCAGAGTTGGAGTATGGCCGCCAGCTGATCGAAGGGCTGAAGTCTGACGAGCTGATGCAAGAGCTGATCGGCACCGAAAACCTCGCTAAGATTCGCTATTATCCGACCACCACCCGCGAAGAGAGCCCCAAGATGGGCCGGATCACCAATCTCTTGCAGGATGGCAGCGTGTTCAAAGATCTGGGCGTGCCGCAAATCAACGCCACCCACGACCGCGCCATGGTCTGCGGCAGCCTTGGGTTTAACAAAGATATTATGGAGATTCTCGAAGGCTTTGGTCTGACCGAGGGTGCTAACTCCGACCCCCAGCATT
- a CDS encoding phosphoadenylyl-sulfate reductase yields MPLDTPKFHPFSNTAARPSEGLRAVEKKVAQLNADLRHHGATDVIRRAYAEIETLTLVSSFGAESVTLLHLAAMVTRDIPVLFIDTEMLFAETLVYQQELSERLGLRNVTTLRSDEIAAQDPDGTLHQYDTDACCALRKTRPLQNALAGYDGWITGRKRFQSGSRATLDFFEVEIPKDGAAPRIKVNPLAYWATSDVADYITENRLPRHPLVAKGYPSIGCAPCTSPVAPGEDPRAGRWRDQNKEECGIHFVNGKVVRTGDKT; encoded by the coding sequence ATGCCGCTTGATACCCCTAAATTTCATCCTTTCTCAAATACCGCTGCGCGACCCTCTGAGGGGTTGCGCGCGGTCGAAAAGAAGGTGGCACAGCTCAACGCGGATCTGCGCCACCACGGCGCGACCGATGTCATCCGCCGCGCCTATGCTGAGATCGAAACCCTCACGCTGGTTTCCAGTTTCGGCGCCGAATCGGTGACGCTGCTGCATCTCGCAGCCATGGTCACGCGCGATATCCCGGTGCTTTTCATCGACACCGAGATGCTGTTTGCCGAGACCCTGGTTTATCAGCAAGAACTCAGCGAACGCCTAGGCCTGCGCAATGTCACCACCCTGCGCAGTGATGAGATCGCGGCGCAGGATCCAGACGGCACGTTGCACCAATATGACACCGACGCCTGCTGCGCCCTGCGCAAAACGCGGCCCTTACAAAACGCGCTGGCCGGGTATGACGGCTGGATCACCGGGCGCAAACGCTTTCAATCGGGCAGCCGCGCGACGCTGGACTTCTTTGAGGTGGAAATTCCCAAAGACGGTGCCGCCCCACGCATCAAGGTGAATCCGCTCGCCTATTGGGCCACGTCTGATGTGGCTGACTATATCACCGAGAACCGCCTGCCCCGGCATCCGCTGGTCGCTAAGGGCTACCCCTCAATCGGCTGCGCGCCCTGCACTTCGCCCGTCGCACCGGGCGAAGACCCGCGCGCCGGGCGCTGGCGCGATCAGAACAAAGAAGAATGCGGCATCCATTTTGTGAACGGCAAAGTGGTCCGAACAGGAGACAAGACATGA
- a CDS encoding nitrite/sulfite reductase → MYSYTEFDDKFLAERNAQFRAQVERRIDGSLTEDEFKPLRLMNGLYLQLHAYMLRVAIPYGTLNSAQMDQLAYVAEKWDKGYGHFTTRQNIQYNWPELRDVPDMLDALAEVKLHAIQTSGNTIRNVTADHFAGAAADEVADPRPVAELIRQWSTDHPEFQFLPRKFKVAVTGAAADRAVIKAHDIGLRIVERDGEQGFEVIVGGGLGRTPMIGKVLYDFVTADDLLPTLEAIVSVYNVLGRRDNKYKARIKITVHENGIEDIRARVDAQYALIRGQFTGLDQQMLSRIEADFAAPEFKTAPLAAYESAYTNDPVFRAWADTNLADHRAPGYAIVSISLKAHGATPGDASADQMRVMADLARRFGHDELRISHEQNVILPHVHRNDLPELHAVLKAAKLATANIGLISDIIACPGMDYCALATARSIPIAQEIATRFDELKLEHDVGPLKIKISGCINACGHHHVGHIGILGLDRAGVENYQITLGGDGTENASIGERAGPGFSAEEIIPAIERLVLGYLDLRNDPTETFLQAYRRLGLAPFKSVLYPEAAEKDRANAA, encoded by the coding sequence ATGTATAGCTATACCGAGTTCGACGACAAATTCCTCGCCGAGCGCAACGCCCAGTTCCGCGCCCAAGTCGAGCGCCGCATCGACGGCTCGCTGACCGAGGATGAGTTCAAACCCCTGCGCCTGATGAACGGCCTCTACCTGCAGCTGCACGCCTATATGCTGCGCGTAGCGATCCCCTATGGCACGCTCAACAGCGCCCAGATGGACCAGCTCGCCTATGTCGCCGAGAAATGGGACAAGGGCTACGGCCACTTCACCACGCGCCAGAACATCCAGTACAACTGGCCAGAACTGCGCGACGTGCCTGACATGCTCGACGCTTTGGCTGAGGTGAAGCTGCACGCGATCCAAACCTCCGGCAACACGATCCGCAACGTAACCGCCGACCATTTCGCCGGTGCCGCCGCTGATGAGGTGGCCGATCCCCGCCCCGTGGCCGAGTTGATCCGCCAATGGTCCACCGACCACCCGGAATTCCAGTTCCTGCCGCGCAAATTCAAGGTCGCCGTCACCGGTGCCGCCGCTGACCGCGCGGTGATCAAAGCCCATGACATCGGCCTGCGCATTGTGGAGCGTGACGGCGAGCAGGGTTTCGAAGTCATTGTCGGCGGTGGCCTTGGCCGCACCCCGATGATCGGCAAGGTGCTCTATGATTTCGTCACCGCCGACGATCTGCTGCCCACGCTCGAAGCCATCGTCAGCGTCTATAACGTGCTGGGCCGCCGCGATAACAAATATAAAGCGCGGATCAAGATCACGGTCCACGAGAACGGCATCGAAGACATCCGCGCCCGTGTCGACGCGCAATACGCCCTGATCCGCGGCCAGTTCACCGGCCTCGACCAGCAAATGCTGTCGCGCATCGAAGCCGATTTCGCAGCACCCGAATTCAAAACCGCCCCCCTCGCAGCTTACGAATCCGCCTATACCAACGATCCCGTCTTCCGCGCCTGGGCCGACACCAACCTCGCCGATCACCGTGCACCGGGCTATGCCATCGTGTCCATCAGCCTCAAGGCCCATGGCGCCACGCCGGGCGACGCCAGTGCCGACCAAATGCGCGTGATGGCCGACCTCGCGCGCCGCTTTGGCCATGACGAGCTGCGCATCAGCCATGAGCAAAACGTGATCCTGCCCCACGTCCACCGCAACGACCTGCCAGAACTGCACGCCGTCTTGAAAGCGGCCAAACTCGCCACCGCCAACATCGGCCTGATCTCGGACATCATCGCCTGCCCCGGCATGGACTATTGCGCGCTGGCCACCGCCCGCTCGATCCCCATCGCCCAAGAGATCGCCACCCGCTTTGACGAGCTGAAGCTGGAGCATGACGTCGGCCCGCTCAAGATCAAGATCTCTGGCTGCATCAACGCCTGCGGCCACCACCACGTGGGGCACATCGGCATCCTCGGCCTCGACCGCGCGGGCGTGGAGAACTACCAGATCACGCTCGGCGGCGACGGCACCGAAAACGCCAGCATCGGTGAGCGCGCCGGCCCCGGATTCTCGGCAGAGGAAATCATCCCGGCCATCGAGCGTCTGGTGCTGGGGTATCTCGACCTGCGCAACGATCCTACCGAGACCTTCCTGCAAGCCTACCGCCGCCTTGGCCTCGCGCCGTTCAAATCCGTGCTCTACCCCGAAGCGGCGGAGAAGGATCGGGCCAATGCCGCTTGA
- a CDS encoding DUF2849 domain-containing protein, with amino-acid sequence MPKPFTPKVITANALLEGDVIYQTATGWTRSLAEAEVLTDEADADLRMIDALTQHELVVGVYLADVAPEAGGPKPTHFREEFRAKGPSNYAHGKQETL; translated from the coding sequence ATGCCCAAGCCTTTCACCCCCAAGGTCATCACCGCCAACGCGCTTCTCGAAGGCGATGTCATCTATCAAACCGCCACAGGCTGGACCCGCAGCCTCGCCGAGGCCGAAGTGCTGACCGATGAGGCCGACGCCGACCTGCGCATGATCGACGCGCTGACCCAGCATGAACTGGTCGTCGGCGTCTACCTCGCCGATGTGGCCCCCGAGGCGGGCGGCCCCAAGCCCACGCACTTCCGCGAAGAGTTCCGCGCCAAAGGCCCGTCGAACTACGCCCACGGCAAACAGGAGACCCTGTGA